The region CTGCGCATCAGCAAGCCAATTATGAGATTGAGCGTCAGGCGGCGGGCTTTGAGTGTGTGATTCGTGATATTTCCGAGGGCGGGGCTGCTATTATTGCCGAGGGGCGTGGGCAGGTGGGGCTTCATATCAAGCTTCAGTTTCGGCTAGGCGACCGCGACTTGGTAATGTGTGGCACCACCAAAGATGTCTACTATGACCACGAGTACAACCAGTCGCGCATCCACATTCAAGCTGATCGTAACATGCCCTTTACGATGAAAGAACCCATCCTTGCCTATGTCTATGCCGAAGAGATGAACTCCTTGGGTAATTGCTAGGTAAATAGCAGAGTCTAACATATTTATTGTGCTAGACTCTGATTTATCTTACTATTACTTAGTGTGCTGAAGTAACTTTTCCCCAAGCTTGCAAAAAGTTCTTTTCTAGGTCGATTTTCTCTTTGGGTGGTAAGAACGAGGCTTGGATAGAGTTGAGGTTGAGCGCTTTAAGCTCGTCGATAGAGAGCCCCATTTGGTGATGACAAGCGTTATAGTCGTCAACAAGGGTGGCATTTTGCACGGTGGGGTCGTCGCTATTGAGGGTTACGCAGAGACCTTCCCGTAGGAGATCGCGGATGGGATGGTTGGCGGTGTCGGGTACTGCACCGGTTTGATAATTACTAATCGGACACATCTCAAACGCGATACTTTTCTCTTTAGCATAAGCAATTAGGTTTGGGTCATCGGTAACTTTTACGCCGTGCCCGATACGTTTGGCGTGCAGTTTGTCGATGGCTGTCCAAATTTGATCGGCAGAGGTAACTTCTCCTGCGTGGATGGTGGCAGGCAATCCATGACTCTGGATGAGCTGGAAGAAATGTTGAAATTTTTCGGGTGGAAAATTGACCTCATCACCCGCAAGATCGATGCCAATAATGCCGGTGAGGTCGACCTTATCGACAAACTGTTTAAAGACTTCCATGTAACGCTCTTCAGGGTAGAAGCCACGGTTGATGGTCATGAGGAGTTTGGTGTGGCTCTGTTTTTCGCGGATGGCGCTACGGGCGGCCATGAGGAAGGTCTTGAGCGTATCAACGGGATCGAAACCTTTGTTGATGCAGAAGTGAAAGGGGTTGAAGCGAATTTCACTATAGAATAGATTTTCATTCTGATCTATATTAAGAAAAGAGTTGTAGACGACGGTGTAGACATCATCGAGATCGTTGTACCACTTGTTGTAGAATTTACTTAGGAATAGCGCGAAGTCGGGCTTGGAATCTTTGGGAAATTGGAGTTGCTCTTTGAAGGCTTCAAATTCTTGGGGAAAATCGAGACGATTTTTTTGGGCAATTTGGAAGAGCGTGGGTGGATGAAACGAACCCTCGATGTGCCGATGCAGTTCAATTTTCGGCAAATCCTGAATGATGTTGCTAGACATAAATGCATACCTCGTAACGGACGGAGGAGAGCGCATTGAACCAATGACTTTTTTCTCTCTTGCTTATAACATCGACAACTAAGCCACATAATTATCACAAGTTATCCACAAGTTACAAAATTTTTTTGTGGATAAGTGTTGGAGGTAGTGAGGAGCATGCTATCGGAATGCTTTTTGTTAAAGCGTTGATTAGTATGGAATTATTTTTTTATCTTTTATTTGTATAGGTTGATAGGCATATAAACTTTAGCTGTTGTGCAAAAATAAATTCATTTATGCCCAAGTTATCCACAAGATAATAAAAATTTTTTCTCTTATCCACAAGGAGGAAATAAATTTTTTTCTCTCAAGTAGCAATTTATTTAGCCGATAATGATATCAATTTGGCAATTTTATCGATAAAGCGAGGAGACATCTGCGATGGAAGCACTCTATACCAACGAGCCGATTGTAGCACTGGCAACGCCTTGGGGACGTTCGGCACTGGCAGTAATTCGCCTGAGTGGGGAGGGCACGCTGGCCTTATTAGCGTCGAGCTTTACGGGAAAGTTAGACCAGTCGCACCGCATGGTTTTTGGTAAACTGGTTGACAGGCAGAGCAACCAAACGCTTGATGAGGTGATGATTGCTCCTTTTACCCATGGAGCAGGCTACACGGGCGAGGAGGCTTGTGAGATCTATTGTCATGGTAATCCACATTTAATTGAGACAATTCTTCATTACTTAGTGAGTTGTGGTTTTCGGTTGGCGCTTCCGGGGGAATTTTCGTATCGTGCGGTGAAGC is a window of Entomospira culicis DNA encoding:
- the add gene encoding adenosine deaminase — encoded protein: MSSNIIQDLPKIELHRHIEGSFHPPTLFQIAQKNRLDFPQEFEAFKEQLQFPKDSKPDFALFLSKFYNKWYNDLDDVYTVVYNSFLNIDQNENLFYSEIRFNPFHFCINKGFDPVDTLKTFLMAARSAIREKQSHTKLLMTINRGFYPEERYMEVFKQFVDKVDLTGIIGIDLAGDEVNFPPEKFQHFFQLIQSHGLPATIHAGEVTSADQIWTAIDKLHAKRIGHGVKVTDDPNLIAYAKEKSIAFEMCPISNYQTGAVPDTANHPIRDLLREGLCVTLNSDDPTVQNATLVDDYNACHHQMGLSIDELKALNLNSIQASFLPPKEKIDLEKNFLQAWGKVTSAH